GATAAAATTAAAGCCGGGAGCAGATTCAATTGCTGTTGCTCAGAATTTGAAGACTTATTTACCTAAAGATATTAAGGTTTTCACCAAGCAAGAATTTGTTGATTTTGAGAGGAATTATTGGGCAAGCAGTACAGCAATTGGTTTCATTTTCTCCTTAGGGACAATCATGGGTTTCATTGTGGGAACTGTGATTGTTTATCAAATTCTTTATACTGAAGTGACAGACCATTTATCTGAATATGCTACTCTTAAAGCAATAGGTTATACACAAAATTATTTATTAACTGTTATTTTACAAGAAGCTCTAATTTTAGCAATTTTAGGATATATGCCCGGAATAGCTGTCACTCTATTTTTGTATGACAGGGCTAGGGCTGCTACTCTTTTACCCGTTTTTATGAGTGGGGAAAGAGCAGTTATGGTAATGATTTTGACGATGATGATGTGTTTTATTTCAGGTGCGATCGCTGTCCGGAAATTGCGTTCTGCCGATCCAGCAGATATCTTTTAAGTGAAGGGTTAGTTGTTAGTTGTTAGTTGTTAGTTGTAAAGAGTAACCACTAATCACCAACCACTAACCACTAACCACCAACCACTAATCACTAACCACTAACCACCAACCACTAACCACTAACCACCAACCACTAACATTTAATATGATGTATCCAGGACCTGTTATTTCTATCAAAAAGCTGAATCATTATTATGGCAGAGGTTCTTTAAAAAGACAAATTCTATTTGATATAAACTTGGAAATTTTTCCAGGTGAAATTGTCATTATGACTGGACCATCAGGCTCGGGAAAAACAACATTGCTAAGCTTGATTGGTGGTTTGCGCTCGGTACAAGAAGGAAGTTTAAAATTTTTAGATGTAGAACTTTTTAGAGCCAGCCAAAAAAAATTAGTCAATATTCGGCGTAAGATTGGTTATATTTTCCAAGCTCATAATTTGCTGGAGTTTTTAACTGCAAGGCAGAACGTGCAAATGGCAGTAGAGTTAAATCAGCACGTGTCTCCCCAAAACGCCATTGCTAAATCAGAAGCAATGCTGAGAGCAGTTGGTTTGGAGGAACGGATTAATTACTATCCAGAACATCTTTCGGGAGGACAAAAACAAAGGATTGCGATCGCCCGCGCATTGGTCAATAGTCCATCACTGGTGTTAGCCGACGAACCGACAGCAGCATTGGATAAACAATCAGGACGAGATGTCGTGGAGTTGATGCAGAGCCTAGCAAAAGAACAGGGAACGTCGATATTATTAGTGACCCACGACAACCGCATTTTAGACATAGCAGACCGTATTGTAGAAATGGAAGATGGTCTTTTAGCCCGTGATTCTCAGGGAAAAATAGGGAGTAGGGAGTAGGGAGTGGGGAGTAGGGATAGGGAAGAGGGATCTCTAGACCTTCTCACTCTTTACTGATTTTTTCTTTCCTGATGGACTGGGTGGCTTTGGCTGGCTTGGTAGATCTGGCTGTCCTGGAGTATTCGCATTAGGCTGACGACTTGTCCGGAAAGTCACATTTACACCCTCATTAGATTGTTCCAAAACTAACATAGGGGTAGGTTTAGCTTTTTGATCCCAATGCATATAGGCAATACGTCCTTGAATAGTTGGTTGCCAGGTATCATTATCATCAGCTGGGCTAAGAAAATTTTCAACACAGTCAATAATTTGGCTGATAGTGGCAGAAGTTGGTTGAGTGGGTAGCTTCATCATGCGGATTTGGATGCGGAACAGGACGCGCTTGACTACATTTGGCGGATTGCCAGTTTCATACTCTACGTCAAACATTTCATCGACTTGTCGTCCGTTGCTACTTGCTATACCCACAACACCCTGATTGGCTTGTCCCGGACGGAGTGCTTGCGAAACTTTTTCTTTAACCAGGATTTTAATTTGATTAACGATCGCAAAATGAAATACTTCTTCTGACATCCGCATCCGCAGATAATCCAAGTTAAACTCCCGTGAGTTAATCAAATCGGGATTTGTTTCCATTTTACGAATAGTTTCTAAGGCGAGCTTAAACTTTTTGTCCAGTTCTCGCGTGCGGAACTGTTCAAACTTAATTTTTTTCTCCAGTTTTTTGATCTGGATTTTACCATATACAATCAAAGCAACAACAACCAAAACCAGTCCTAACGAAGCGATCCCCAAGATTGGGGTAAGTATTTGAGACTCCGATGTTTGAACTTCTGAGGAAGCTTTAGTTGGTAAGGTCTTTGTTGTTGTTACAGGTTTTGGCTTTGCGGATTGAGCAACACTCACTGGGGTGGACATGATTCACAAACACAGAAATAGATTCCTTATGCTTAGGATGCCCAAATCGTCTATCCTAAATTGCGGTGTTGTTAGTGTTTTTTACACCTTTTCTTTTACCGCATATGCCAAAACTCCTCCCCCTACTTGATGCTTCATTGAATAAAACCTTTACCAACATTCGCTTGGTTGCTACTGATATGGATGGTACCCTAACCAAAGGGGGAAAATTTACCAGTGCTTTGTTGCAAGGATTGCAGGATTTAGCGGCTGCTGGCATTCAAGTTGCGATCGTGACTGGAAGAAGTGCAGGCTGGGTTAGTGGTTTAGCTTACTATTTGCCCATTGTGGGTGCAATAGCAGAAAATGGTGGTTTATTTTATCCGAACGGAAGCGATCGACCAATCGCTTTAGTACCAATTCCCGACCTCATCGCCCACCGTCAACAACTAGCTGCTGCTTTTCACCAATTAAAAACCCAATTCCCCCTACTGGAAGAATCTACAGATAATCGCTTTCGCATAACTGACTGGACTTTTGATGTCAAAGGTTTGAGTACAAATGAACTGCAAACCTTAAGCCAACTTTGCCAAGAGATGGGTTGGGGATTCACATACAGCAACGTGCAATGCCATATCAAGCCAAAGCAGCAAGATAAAGCACCTGGATTGTTAAAAGTACTGCGAGAGTTCTTTCCCGAATACAGCCCAGAACAAGTTGTCACCGTTGGAGACAGCCCCAACGATGAAAGTTTATTTGATGAGCGTTATTTTCCTGTCTCTGTAGGTGTAGCTAATGTGCTAGAGTATACAAATCAAATCCAGCACCAACCCACTTATATAACCTCCGCCACTGAGGGTGAAGGTTTTTGTGAATTAGTTTCTCTATTGAAAATAGCAACTGGGGACTAGGGACTGGGAATTGGGCAGGAGCTATTTTCATACTGCTAAAAATTAATATGAGTGGTAGATAATTTTATAATTAAATAATAAATATTTATCTTATACTCATACATTAATAATTTCATTTTCAAAAAAGCATGACTGCCGATCCACTTTTTTATGAAATATTCAAAGAAATACCTGAATTCTTTTTTGAACTCATCGGTCAACCAGGAAAAGATCCAAGCATATACAAATTCAGCGCTCCGGAAATTAAACAGAGGGGATTTCGTTTAGATGGATTGCTTTCAACCCCTGAAGCCTATTCAGATGAACCAATTTACTTTATCGAGGCTCAGTCTTATAAAGATGATAATTTCTACAACCAGTTAGCTGCAAAGATTATTCTTTACCTGACTCAATATCAACCTTCCAATGAAGAGTGGTATGCTGTCGTCATTTATGATACAAAAAGTAATGAAGGGAATTTCCCTGGATATTTGAATTTCTTTCTACCCAATTTACGTTGCTTTTATCTGGATGAATTGGCAAAAATTCCTAACCAACCCCTGGCTGTAGGAGTAATGCGCTTAATAGTCGAAAAGAAAAGCCAAGAAAAAACTGGAGAGCTTGCTAGACAGTTGCTCGGTCAAGCTCAAGAAGAATTAACAGATACCGCTTTGGAGAAAAAGGTTTTAGAATTTATTAAAGCGGTGGTGATTGATAAATTTGTTAACTTAAGTCGGGAGGAGCTTGAAGCAATGCTAAATTTAGGTTCTTTGAGAAAAAGTAAAGTTTATCAGGAAGCTTTTGAAGAAGGTATGCTAGAGACAAAGCTAAAGACGATTCCCAAACTCATGAAGTTAGGATGGAGTATTGAGCAAATTGCAGAATTCCTAGAACTAGATGTAGAAACGGTGAGGAAAAATACTCAACAGTAAAATCTAGTGCCAGGACAAGCTGTTTATAGGGGTGTTTGAGTTCAAAATACCTCTATTTACACATCAAGTTGATGATTCAATCTCTCTTTTCTTTGGACGTATCTCAAAAGCTAAATCGGAACGATAAAAACAGGTATCAAATTCTGAAAAAAAATTCATGTGTCCCAATATTAAAGGAGCATCTCTAGATTCTGTCCAGGCAAATGCAAGTAACACGGGAGAATAATTTGCAACCACAGCAGATAATATCAAACCGCGTGCCTCTAATCCAGCTAAATTTCCACTCAACTGAACCGAAGTTGTTTGCTGTTCCCAAACTGCCCCCAGTTGTAAACCAATATTGTAAGGCAGTACGTTCACAGTTGCACCCGTATCCAGTAAACCCATCACTTCGATAGAGCGATTCTCCAAACGAGAGGCTTTGCCAATGGGGTAATTTAGGGTTAGCGGTAGATATGGCATATTAATGGTAATGCCTTGATTATTTATACTTTCGACAAAAGGAAATCGTTTACCCTCAAGCATTATCTTCCTGTTTTGCCTTTGCTAAAAGCTCTCCTAATGTTTGGGCTGCTTCATGTGCGTCGTAAGGAGACCAAACGACAGCTTCAGTCGATGCAAGTTGTTCTAATAGTAACTTTTCCGACGATTCTCGTTCTAACTCAGCCAACCAACGTTCGGCAATTTCGTTTTGTTTTTCTTCTGGTAGTTGTTCGATTTTTGCAACTACCTTGCGGAGTAATTCTGTCATTCAGATAATTTTAGATGTATCGAGAT
This genomic interval from Scytonema hofmannii PCC 7110 contains the following:
- a CDS encoding HAD family hydrolase, with the protein product MPKLLPLLDASLNKTFTNIRLVATDMDGTLTKGGKFTSALLQGLQDLAAAGIQVAIVTGRSAGWVSGLAYYLPIVGAIAENGGLFYPNGSDRPIALVPIPDLIAHRQQLAAAFHQLKTQFPLLEESTDNRFRITDWTFDVKGLSTNELQTLSQLCQEMGWGFTYSNVQCHIKPKQQDKAPGLLKVLREFFPEYSPEQVVTVGDSPNDESLFDERYFPVSVGVANVLEYTNQIQHQPTYITSATEGEGFCELVSLLKIATGD
- a CDS encoding Rpn family recombination-promoting nuclease/putative transposase; protein product: MTADPLFYEIFKEIPEFFFELIGQPGKDPSIYKFSAPEIKQRGFRLDGLLSTPEAYSDEPIYFIEAQSYKDDNFYNQLAAKIILYLTQYQPSNEEWYAVVIYDTKSNEGNFPGYLNFFLPNLRCFYLDELAKIPNQPLAVGVMRLIVEKKSQEKTGELARQLLGQAQEELTDTALEKKVLEFIKAVVIDKFVNLSREELEAMLNLGSLRKSKVYQEAFEEGMLETKLKTIPKLMKLGWSIEQIAEFLELDVETVRKNTQQ
- a CDS encoding DevA family ABC transporter ATP-binding protein, whose protein sequence is MYPGPVISIKKLNHYYGRGSLKRQILFDINLEIFPGEIVIMTGPSGSGKTTLLSLIGGLRSVQEGSLKFLDVELFRASQKKLVNIRRKIGYIFQAHNLLEFLTARQNVQMAVELNQHVSPQNAIAKSEAMLRAVGLEERINYYPEHLSGGQKQRIAIARALVNSPSLVLADEPTAALDKQSGRDVVELMQSLAKEQGTSILLVTHDNRILDIADRIVEMEDGLLARDSQGKIGSRE